From the genome of Mugil cephalus isolate CIBA_MC_2020 chromosome 2, CIBA_Mcephalus_1.1, whole genome shotgun sequence, one region includes:
- the cxcl18b gene encoding chemokine (C-X-C motif) ligand 18b: protein MALSQRNCAFLLVFVAAVWMECSQAQHFFGRCSCPNTVKFVKGNISDFEVLERRPGCDLTEVILTQSNANNSTERICMNTEGKMAKAFLRCWERINKDESRKMECIERKKRAEDKASKD from the exons ATGGCTTTGTCACAGAGGAACTGCGCTTTTCTGCTGGTTTTTGTGGCTGCGGTTTGGATGGAGTGCTCTCAGG CGCAACACTTCTTCGGACGCTGCTCGTGTCCCAACACGGTCAAGTTTGTCAAGGGCAACATATCAGATTTCGAAGTCCTTGAAAGACGTCCTGGGTGTGATCTTACTGAAGTCAT attAACCCAGAGCAATGCAAACAACTCCACTGAAAGaatctgcatgaacactgagggGAAGATGGCCAAGGCTTTTCTGAGGTGCTGGGAAAG GATAAACAAAGACGAGAGCCGCAAGATGGAGTGTATCGAAAGAAAGAAGAGGGCAGAGGACAAAGCCTCAAAGGACTGA